In one Aphelocoma coerulescens isolate FSJ_1873_10779 chromosome 20, UR_Acoe_1.0, whole genome shotgun sequence genomic region, the following are encoded:
- the PCK1 gene encoding phosphoenolpyruvate carboxykinase, cytosolic [GTP], producing MPPQLKAEMNVMPKVVQGDLESLSPEARDFIETNAKLCQPECIHICDGSEEENKKILDIMVEQGMIKKLNKYENCWLALTDPRDVARIESKTVIITQEQRDTTPMPKTGTSQLGRWMSEEDFEKAFNTRFPGCMQGRTMYVIPFSMGPIGSPLSKIGIELTDSPYVVASMRIMTRMGTDVLKALGNGEFVKCLHSVGCPLPLKEPLINNWPCNPELTLIAHLPDRREIISFGSGYGGNSLLGKKCFALRIASRLAKEEGWLAEHMLILGITNPEGKKKYFAAAFPSACGKTNLAMMNPSLPGWKIECVGDDIAWMKFDEQGNLRAINPENGFFGVAPGTSVKTNPNAIKTIFKNTIFTNVAETSDGGVYWEGIDEPLPAGVTVTSWKNKDWTPDNGEPCAHPNSRFCSPARQCPIMDPAWESPEGVPIEGIIFGGRRPAGVPLVYEAFNWKHGVFVGAAMRSEATAAAEHKGKIIMHDPFAMRPFFGYNFGKYLAHWLSMAHRPAAKLPRIFHVNWFRKDSQGKFLWPGFGENSRVLEWMFNRIEGKASAKPTAIGYIPTDAALNLKGLEDVNLTELFDISKEFWEKEVEEIKQYFEVQVNADLPYEIERELLALEMRIKQL from the exons ATGCCCCCACAGTTGAAAGCCGAGATGAACGTCATGCCCAAGGTTGTCCAGGGGGATTTGGAGAGTCTGTCTCCAGAAGCGAGGGATTTCATCGAAACCAATGCCAAGCTGTGCCAGCCTGAGTGCATCCACATCTGCGATGGCTCGGAAgaggagaacaaaaaaattctGGACATCATGGTGGAACAAGGCATGATCAAGAAGCTGAACAAGTATGAGAACTG CTGGTTGGCTCTCACTGATCCAAGAGATGTGGCAAGAATTGAGAGCAAAACTGTCATCATCACTCAAGAGCAGAGAGATACCACGCCGATGCCTAAGACTGGAACAAGCCAGCTGGGGCGCTGGATGTCTGAGGAAGATTTTGAGAAAGCCTTCAACACCAGGTTCCCAGGCTGCATGCAAG GACGTACAATGTATGTCATCCCCTTCAGCATGGGGCCTATTGGGTCACCTTTGTCCAAGATTGGGATCGAGCTGACGGATTCACCCTATGTGGTGGCCAGCATGAGGATCATGACACGGATGGGAACAGATGTTTTGAAAGCCCTGGGCAATGGGGAGTTTGTAAAATGCCTTCACTCAGTTGGGTGCCCTCTCCCGCTAAAAG AACCATTAATCAACAATTGGCCGTGCAACCCGGAGCTGACGCTGATTGCTCATCTCCCGGATCGCAGGGAGATCATTTCGTTTGGCAGCGGCTACGGAGGAAACTCCTTGCTGGGGAAGAAATGCTTTGCTCTCCGAATTGCCAGCAGACTGGCCAAAGAGGAGGGCTGGCTCGCAGAGCACATGCTG ATCCTGGGAATTACCAATCCAGAAGGTAAAAAGAAGTACTTTGCTGCAGCATTCCCTAGTGCATGTGGAAAAACTAACTTGGCCATGATGAACCCAAGCCTGCCAGGATGGAAAATTGAGTGTGTGGGTGATGATATTGCCTGGATGAAATTTGATGAACAAG GCAACTTAAGGGCAATCAATCCTGAGAATGGCTTTTTTGGTGTCGCCCCTGGAACCTCAGTCAAAACAAATCCCAATGCTATTAAAACCATATTCAAGAACACCATCTTTACCAACGTGGCAGAAACCAGTGATGGAGGTGTCTACTGGGAAGGCATTGATGAGCCCTTGCCAGCTGGAGTGACCGTGACCTCATGGAAGAACAAGGATTGGACCCCAGACAACG GGGAACCTTGTGCTCACCCCAACTCCAGGTTctgctccccagccaggcaGTGCCCCATCATGGATCCTGCGTGGGAATCGCCCGAAGGCGTTCCCATCGAAGGGATCATTTTTGGAGGCCGCAGACCTGCTG gTGTCCCTCTTGTATATGAGGCCTTTAACTGGAAGCATGGAGTATTTGTAGGAGCAGCCATGAGATCTGAAGCAACAGCAGCCGCTGAGCACAAAG GCAAAATCATTATGCATGATCCATTTGCCATGAGGCCTTTCTTTGGCTACAACTTTGGCAAGTACTTGGCCCACTGGCTGAGCATGGCCCATCGTCCAGCTGCAAAGCTACCCAGGATCTTCCACGTTAACTGGTTCCGGAAAGACAGCCAAGGGAAATTCCTGTGGCCTGGCTTCGGGGAGAATTCCCGTGTGCTGGAGTGGATGTTCAACAGAATTGAAGGGAAAGCCTCTGCCAAGCCAACTGCCATAGGTTACATCCCTACCGATGCTGCTTTGAACTTGAAGGGTTTAGAAGATGTCAACCTGACTGAACTGTTTGATATCTCAAAAGAGTTCTGGGAAAAAGAGGTAGAAGAAATCAAGCAATACTTTGAAGTGCAAGTTAATGCTGACCTTCCCTATGAAATAGAAAGAGAATTGCTTGCCTTAGAGATGAGGATAAAACAGCTGTAA